In the Acropora muricata isolate sample 2 chromosome 1, ASM3666990v1, whole genome shotgun sequence genome, one interval contains:
- the LOC136929967 gene encoding monocarboxylate transporter 10-like, whose protein sequence is MVCCKKKSMEEKPEEIVPFPDGGWGWFVCMATFTTQFIVLGTMNNFGVIYVELLTEFDIGKAEAAVVGSITYGMMFLLGPLATSMCQKFSCRTTTMIGCFIAAGGCLLGSISPNISCMGLTYGFLFGVGASLCYFPTVIILGQYFSRRLSLANGMTSSGSGVGTLCMGPILQKLIQYFGLRNTMRISAGMISCVMICALVYRPINTAFLNANKEVAARPKSRYAFLMSFIELFKNPAYILWCASLALWMLGYFVPFVHLVSLAIEEGVEPFKATLLIGIMSIASTLGRLIFGKMADHPKVNRLYLYQLSFLMIGISNTLCPVLTTYPGLVIYSILFGFFEGCYVLLAPVLTGDIVGRDKMAHGVGILFAIKSVPLTLGPIIAGKIYEAFHSYQVAFYISGAVPTVAACMMFGIPFLMPDRDEDGKCRVVLEDDYGFDKNPTYFDEKSAMMDKPMQLSNGYYPGLPDVIIEEADDGRPVSVYSMGSTGHHLSTLAVNNNRKSLGLSTNSISNVRETCLVSVDTLNVRRSRLLQLKGELSTSVFSLVRRYMDMPKEVAASECGSIACIPQHIANNPQQAPPLHNEKCVVGKETVV, encoded by the exons ATGGTTTGCTGCAAGAAAAAATCCATGGAGGAGAAACCCGAAGAGATCGTTCCATTTCCCGACGGTGGTTGGGGTTGGTTTGTCTGTATGGCTACATTTACCACACAGTTCATAGTTTTAGGAACCATGAACAACTTTGGCGTGATTTATGTGGAGTTGCTTACCGAGTTCGACATTGGAAAGGCAGAAGCAG CTGTGGTGGGTTCCATCACCTATGGCATGATGTTTCTGCTTGGGCCTCTAGCAACCAGCATGTGTCAAAAGTTTAGCTGTCGAACAACCACGATGATTGGTTGCTTTATCGCGGCAGGGGGATGTCTTCTTGGCTCCATATCACCAAACATTTCCTGCATGGGCTTGACCTACGGTTTCCTGTTTGGGGTTGGAGCCAGTTTGTGCTATTTTCCAACAGTTATTATTCTTGGGCAGTATTTCTCAAGACGACTCTCCTTAGCCAATGGTATGACATCCTCTGGAAGTGGAGTTGGAACCCTATGTATGGGACCCATCCTACAGAAGCTGATTCAATATTTTGGCTTGAGAAACACAATGAGGATCTCAGCAGGCATGATCTCCTGTGTCATGATTTGTGCTTTGGTCTACCGTCCAATCAACACTGCTTTCCTGAATGCAAACAAGGAGGTTGCGGCAAGGCCAAAATCCAGATATGCTTTTCTTATGAGCTTTATAGAGCTATTCAAGAACCCAGCCTACATCTTGTGGTGTGCATCACTGGCTCTTTGGATGCTTGGCTACTTTGTTCCGTTTGTACATTTG GTGAGCCTTGCTATCGAAGAAGGTGTAGAGCCTTTCAAAGCCACACTACTTATTGGAATCATGTCAATTGCATCTACTCTTGGACGACTCATCTTTGGCAAGATGGCTGATCATCCCAAAGTTAACAGACTTTACCTCTACCAGCTCTCTTTCCTTATGATTGGCATCAGCAATACTCTTTGTCCTGTACTGACAACATACCCTGGTCTTGTGATCTATTCAATTCTTTTTGGCTTCTTTGAAGGCTGCTATGTTCTGTTAGCCCCCGTTCTGACTGGTGACATTGTTGGGAGAGATAAGATGGCTCATGGTGTTGGCATCTTGTTTGCCATAAAGTCTGTGCCTCTTACACTTGGTCCTATTATTGCTG GTAAAATCTACGAAGCTTTTCATTCATATCAAGTGGCATTTTACATTTCTGGAGCTGTACCAACAGTTGCTGCCTGCATGATGTTCGGCATACCATTCCTCATGCCTGACAGGGATGAGGATGGAAAGTGCAGGGTTGTTCTTGAAGATGATTATGGCTTTGATAAAAATCCAACATATTTTGACGAAAAGAGCGCTATGATGGACAAGCCAATGCAATTATCCAATGGGTATTACCCTGGACTACCTGACGTCATCATTGAAGAAGCAGATGATGGCAGACCTGTGTCTGTTTACAGTATGGGAAGCACTGGTCATCACCTGTCTACGCTTGCTGTAAACAACAACAGGAAATCACTTGGACTTAGTACAAACAGTATTTCAAATGTGCGAGAGACTTGTCTGGTGTCTGTAGATACCTTGAATGTCAGAAGAAGTCGGCTGCTTCAGCTCAAAGGTGAGCTCAGCACCTCAGTTTTTTCACTTGTTAGGAGATACATGGACATGCCCAAGGAAGTTGCTGCAAGTGAATGTGGCAGCATTGCCTGCATCCCTCAGCATATTGCCAACAACCCACAACAGGCTCCTCCACTTCACAATGAAAAATGTGTTGTTGGAAAAGAGACAGTTGTGTAA